The following coding sequences are from one Proteiniborus sp. DW1 window:
- a CDS encoding MATE family efflux transporter, with the protein MDNKQRRDLILNGDIYKVIITLSIPIMINNLIQTLYNLADGIWVSKISSVHFAATSFVWPVNFLFISFGIGISIAGTSILSQLIGAGDYEEANKYSSQLVVISLIFSICFTIIGYLLSPHVIKLMGATGDLAEYSNIYLRITFLDMPFMFLIFNFNSIMNAQGNTVLPTVLSGISAILNVVLDPIFIFTFNMGIAGAAIATLISRALLAFAGIYILFKSQTMIKPTFKGFRFDNEVIKRIISVGVPSSIGQTGSALGFMVLNSFITSYGTATMAAYGMVNRINSLIMQPAMGVGAALTSIVGQNLGSGQTDRVREAFKKSSIFTIGFSVAGLILFLLFDKEIVNFFMQSKDDLEVIDQGVSYLRYITLSLPLMGMFSVFQGIFQGSGHTKYSMAMEVGRLWFVRLPMILIFKHFTDIGSTGIWFSMSFSNLIICLYGLAVYKRGQWQRKVIRTV; encoded by the coding sequence ATGGACAATAAGCAAAGAAGAGACTTAATTCTTAATGGAGATATTTATAAGGTAATAATCACATTATCTATACCAATTATGATAAACAATTTAATCCAAACCCTTTACAATTTAGCAGATGGAATTTGGGTTAGTAAGATTAGTTCTGTTCATTTTGCTGCAACATCCTTTGTTTGGCCAGTGAATTTTCTTTTTATTTCTTTTGGAATAGGGATATCTATAGCAGGAACTTCTATATTATCCCAGCTAATTGGTGCAGGAGATTATGAAGAAGCAAACAAATATTCCAGTCAACTTGTTGTAATATCATTAATATTTTCTATATGCTTTACTATTATAGGGTATTTATTAAGTCCTCATGTAATCAAACTGATGGGAGCTACAGGAGACCTTGCTGAGTACAGCAATATATACTTAAGAATTACTTTTTTAGATATGCCTTTTATGTTTTTGATTTTTAATTTTAATTCGATTATGAACGCACAAGGAAACACAGTACTACCAACTGTATTAAGTGGGATCAGTGCCATTTTAAATGTAGTGCTAGACCCTATATTCATATTTACTTTTAATATGGGTATTGCTGGGGCTGCTATTGCCACGTTGATTTCAAGGGCCTTATTAGCTTTTGCAGGAATATACATATTGTTTAAATCTCAAACTATGATTAAACCTACTTTCAAAGGATTTAGATTTGACAATGAAGTTATTAAGAGAATCATAAGTGTTGGAGTGCCTTCTTCAATTGGTCAAACTGGTTCTGCATTAGGATTTATGGTGCTCAATAGCTTTATTACATCCTATGGTACTGCTACTATGGCTGCCTATGGAATGGTAAACAGAATAAACTCACTAATTATGCAGCCAGCCATGGGAGTTGGCGCAGCATTAACATCTATTGTTGGGCAAAACCTTGGCTCAGGACAAACAGATAGAGTTAGAGAAGCTTTTAAAAAGTCTTCCATATTTACTATAGGCTTTTCAGTAGCTGGACTCATTTTGTTTTTATTATTTGATAAAGAGATAGTAAACTTCTTCATGCAATCTAAAGATGATCTAGAGGTTATTGACCAGGGAGTTAGCTATCTTAGATACATTACTCTTTCACTACCTCTAATGGGTATGTTTAGTGTATTTCAAGGTATATTCCAAGGTTCAGGTCACACTAAATATTCAATGGCAATGGAAGTAGGACGATTATGGTTTGTTAGACTACCTATGATACTGATATTCAAGCATTTTACTGATATAGGGTCTACGGGAATTTGGTTCTCCATGAGCTTTAGTAACTTAATAATATGTTTATATGGTCTTGCAGTCTATAAAAGAGGGCAATGGCAAAGAAAAGTTATTCGAACTGTTTAA
- a CDS encoding spore germination protein: MEKLTGNLWVDLDAFKKIFFYPKNKDFIIRPLHIKAFDLDAVIIYVQGTACINTITDDIIKPLMNDSASDIDGDVAAYIIKRITTTKNAEKISSISDMTTSLVKGDTVLLIEGSTEAIYISTSEFEHRQVEKPETENVVKGPKESFIESAQVNRSLIRKHYKYANLISEGIEVGLKSKNDVYMMYIEGIADPDLVENVRKRIKSIEVDLVLNISILHQLIEERSYSLIPSILYTERPDRAASFLNEGHIVLIMDGSPAALVLPITFWSLLHTSEDQYLRWPYGNFIRISRFIALILTLLTPAIHVAIANYHIEMIPTDLAIAISGTRETLPFPLIVEVIFMELSFELIREAGIRVPNTMGSTIGIVGALILGQAAVQANIISPILVIIVSITGLASFAISDISLSYATRLLRFAFVLAAGFLGFLGISLSLSAFLAYLISLSSFGVPFMSPIAPYYKSSNDTYIRTPSWKQLLRPSNITKLEPLIRKTKGKE; encoded by the coding sequence ATGGAAAAACTCACCGGAAACCTATGGGTAGACTTAGATGCTTTCAAAAAAATATTTTTCTATCCTAAAAATAAGGATTTTATTATTCGTCCATTACATATAAAGGCATTTGATTTAGATGCGGTAATTATCTATGTACAGGGTACAGCATGTATAAACACCATAACTGATGATATAATCAAACCCTTAATGAATGATAGTGCCTCAGATATAGACGGTGATGTTGCAGCCTATATAATAAAAAGAATCACTACTACAAAAAATGCAGAGAAAATATCTAGTATCTCTGACATGACTACTTCTTTAGTTAAAGGCGATACAGTATTACTTATTGAAGGCTCCACAGAGGCAATTTATATTTCAACATCAGAATTTGAGCATCGTCAAGTAGAAAAGCCAGAAACAGAAAATGTGGTAAAGGGCCCTAAAGAATCTTTTATAGAATCTGCTCAGGTAAACCGTTCACTTATTCGTAAACACTATAAGTACGCTAATTTAATATCCGAAGGTATCGAGGTTGGCCTTAAAAGTAAGAATGACGTGTATATGATGTATATTGAAGGAATTGCGGATCCTGACCTAGTAGAAAATGTTCGAAAGCGAATAAAGAGTATAGAAGTTGATCTGGTATTAAACATCTCTATTCTTCACCAATTAATAGAGGAAAGAAGTTATTCTTTGATTCCTTCAATTTTATATACAGAACGTCCTGATAGGGCTGCTTCTTTTTTAAACGAAGGGCATATAGTGTTGATTATGGATGGTTCTCCTGCTGCTTTAGTACTACCCATTACTTTTTGGTCACTTCTCCATACATCAGAAGATCAGTACTTAAGGTGGCCTTATGGAAACTTTATCAGAATTTCAAGATTTATTGCATTGATATTAACATTATTAACCCCCGCTATACATGTAGCTATAGCTAATTATCATATTGAAATGATACCTACTGATCTCGCTATAGCTATTTCAGGAACTAGAGAAACATTGCCTTTTCCACTTATTGTAGAAGTAATTTTTATGGAACTATCATTTGAACTCATTAGAGAAGCAGGAATAAGAGTACCTAATACCATGGGTTCAACTATAGGTATTGTAGGCGCACTTATATTAGGCCAAGCTGCTGTACAAGCAAATATAATAAGCCCTATTTTAGTAATTATAGTATCCATTACAGGATTAGCATCCTTTGCTATATCTGATATTTCTCTTAGCTATGCTACAAGGCTACTTAGATTTGCATTTGTATTAGCTGCTGGTTTTTTGGGCTTTTTGGGAATTTCTCTTTCATTATCTGCTTTTTTAGCATACTTAATCAGTTTATCTTCCTTTGGAGTCCCTTTTATGTCTCCAATAGCACCTTATTATAAATCGTCTAATGACACTTATATTAGAACTCCTAGCTGGAAGCAGCTACTTAGGCCTTCAAATATTACTAAGCTTGAACCTTTAATAAGAAAAACTAAAGGAAAAGAGTGA
- a CDS encoding endospore germination permease, producing MIKKYDDKIGFREFFSVIFIVVASMATDTTPIMFAKKGLNAAWMVPILSALFFMPSLSCIFSLLRLYKNKNLIDVIFHVAGKFFGYIFTIALILIVFEYTILSTREYADILGTMFYLKTPSLFILFLLIVTSCYIASRGFTVLGSLCWFVYPYMQVVILLLIPTIWVQMDFNQIFPIGGPGLGVLLKTSITSTTIYDTLLFLAVFFPKVRTYKEFKSATLWGLSISVLQIALYTLTYITVFGYLTFINMNYPFHQITRLVEIGRFITNTEVLYLGFWAIISSVRFSIFIYVIAEISTTLLKTNRKKTLIPLIGFIIFIIAILPENYTKYILIFRTTAIKYLWVYIAGLPILLWIIAKLKGEFKNEKD from the coding sequence ATGATAAAGAAATATGATGATAAAATTGGTTTTAGAGAATTTTTCTCAGTTATATTTATTGTCGTAGCATCAATGGCTACTGACACAACACCAATTATGTTTGCAAAAAAAGGCCTAAATGCAGCCTGGATGGTTCCCATACTCTCTGCTCTTTTTTTTATGCCTTCACTTTCATGCATTTTCTCTTTACTGAGGCTTTATAAAAACAAGAATTTAATTGATGTTATTTTTCATGTAGCTGGCAAGTTCTTTGGATATATATTTACTATTGCATTAATATTAATTGTATTCGAATACACTATATTAAGCACTAGAGAATATGCTGATATCCTTGGCACAATGTTCTATTTAAAAACTCCATCACTTTTTATATTATTCCTACTAATAGTTACTAGCTGCTATATAGCTAGTAGAGGATTTACTGTACTAGGAAGCTTGTGTTGGTTTGTGTATCCCTATATGCAGGTAGTGATTTTATTATTGATACCTACCATATGGGTGCAAATGGATTTCAATCAGATATTTCCCATAGGTGGTCCTGGTCTTGGAGTACTTTTGAAAACAAGCATTACGAGTACAACTATCTATGATACTCTTCTCTTTTTAGCTGTTTTTTTCCCTAAGGTTAGGACTTACAAGGAATTTAAATCTGCAACATTATGGGGGCTAAGTATCTCTGTTTTACAAATAGCTTTATATACATTAACTTACATAACCGTTTTTGGATATCTTACGTTTATTAACATGAATTACCCCTTTCATCAGATAACACGCTTAGTTGAAATAGGAAGATTCATTACTAATACGGAGGTCTTGTACTTAGGGTTTTGGGCAATTATCTCTTCTGTACGTTTTAGTATATTTATCTATGTTATAGCAGAAATCTCTACTACTTTGTTAAAAACAAATCGCAAGAAAACACTAATACCTCTTATTGGCTTTATAATTTTCATCATTGCAATATTACCCGAAAATTATACAAAGTACATTTTGATTTTTAGAACTACCGCTATTAAATATTTATGGGTATATATTGCAGGTCTACCGATTCTATTATGGATTATAGCTAAATTGAAGGGAGAATTTAAAAATGAAAAAGACTAA
- a CDS encoding Ger(x)C family spore germination protein, with the protein MKKTKIITILVIVIFLTGCWDKMEIEEVGYVTVIGIDKGEDNKVKITFQITNPQVTSTIGSQTNEDSSEIITLLSDDIISAKDLANISFARRLTFSHTKVLIVSEELAKTDKIYHLIESAQRDRDTRREIDLIVCKEEASEFISKNSPQFDAQIGKYYELMTATWEDTGFIPLANIHGYLQRNLDAHSLYLIGYATTIQSAQKELSVGIGDYIAGQVYKEELNPTQLIGSAVIKKGKMVGKLTGKETRLAMFLRPVRKTDNILTTFPDPLKKGEFISAKLMRGRIKIDISISEDYPIIDVIVPIKISISAIPSLVDYVENQENQELLKKFIEKYFEVESKKLIEKTQKEFGGEPFLWSSIARRKFLLFEDFEKYNWMEKYTKAKVNVDFDVKLIDFGKHSKPSKIGD; encoded by the coding sequence ATGAAAAAGACTAAAATTATTACTATATTAGTAATAGTAATATTTTTAACTGGATGCTGGGACAAAATGGAGATAGAAGAAGTAGGCTATGTTACAGTTATAGGTATAGATAAGGGAGAAGATAACAAGGTTAAAATAACTTTTCAAATTACTAATCCTCAAGTTACTTCAACTATTGGTTCTCAGACAAATGAAGACTCTAGTGAAATAATAACACTTTTGTCAGATGATATTATATCAGCAAAAGATTTAGCTAATATTTCTTTTGCAAGACGTCTCACATTCTCTCATACAAAAGTTCTAATTGTAAGTGAGGAATTGGCTAAAACAGATAAAATATATCATTTAATAGAATCAGCTCAAAGAGATAGAGACACGAGACGTGAAATAGATTTAATTGTTTGTAAGGAGGAAGCATCAGAATTTATTAGCAAAAATAGTCCTCAATTTGATGCTCAAATAGGTAAATACTATGAACTTATGACTGCTACTTGGGAAGACACAGGGTTTATACCCTTAGCTAATATACATGGATACCTTCAGCGTAATTTAGATGCCCATAGCCTATACTTGATAGGCTATGCTACTACCATACAAAGTGCTCAAAAAGAATTAAGTGTAGGTATAGGGGATTACATAGCAGGTCAAGTTTATAAAGAGGAACTAAACCCTACCCAGTTAATAGGTTCAGCGGTTATTAAGAAAGGTAAAATGGTTGGGAAATTGACTGGAAAAGAAACTAGACTAGCCATGTTCCTAAGACCAGTGAGAAAAACAGATAATATTCTAACGACTTTTCCTGATCCCTTAAAGAAAGGTGAATTTATTTCTGCTAAATTAATGAGAGGTAGAATAAAAATAGACATTAGTATTAGTGAAGATTACCCTATTATTGATGTGATTGTTCCCATTAAAATAAGCATATCTGCTATTCCAAGTCTCGTTGATTATGTTGAAAATCAGGAAAATCAGGAGTTATTAAAAAAATTCATAGAAAAGTATTTTGAAGTCGAATCAAAAAAGCTAATTGAAAAAACTCAGAAAGAGTTTGGTGGAGAACCTTTTCTATGGTCTTCAATTGCAAGAAGAAAATTTCTACTTTTTGAAGATTTTGAAAAGTATAATTGGATGGAAAAATACACAAAGGCAAAGGTTAATGTAGACTTTGATGTTAAACTTATTGACTTTGGCAAGCATTCAAAACCATCTAAAATAGGTGATTAA
- a CDS encoding DUF2249 domain-containing protein produces the protein MRYLNLANQYYPPKDKHPVIFETFNNLKKGEKMELINDHDPSPLHYQVLAELEGQFE, from the coding sequence ATTAGATATTTAAACCTAGCCAATCAATATTATCCACCAAAGGATAAGCATCCAGTAATATTTGAAACCTTTAACAACCTTAAGAAAGGCGAAAAAATGGAGCTTATTAATGACCATGACCCTAGCCCCTTACATTATCAAGTACTAGCAGAACTGGAAGGTCAATTTGAATAA
- a CDS encoding ABC transporter ATP-binding protein — protein MLELTNVNVYYGGIHALKNISLKVEEGEVVTLIGANGAGKSTTLKAISGLEKPSNGEIKFNEKKLNSLNPPDIVKIGISHVPEGRRIFSKMSVMENLEMGGFTRKDKSEVNKDYDKVFSLFPRLYERKEQMAGTLSGGEQQMLAIGRALMSRPRLLLLDEPSMGLAPIVVKEIFSIIKDINKAGTTVLLVEQNAHMALNAADRAYIIRNGEMEVEGNAKELLKDEKVKKAYLEG, from the coding sequence ATGCTAGAGCTTACAAATGTAAATGTATATTATGGGGGGATTCATGCATTAAAAAACATAAGCCTTAAAGTTGAAGAAGGGGAAGTGGTTACACTTATCGGAGCTAATGGGGCAGGGAAAAGTACTACCCTAAAAGCCATATCAGGCTTAGAAAAACCAAGCAATGGGGAGATTAAGTTTAATGAAAAGAAGTTAAATTCTTTAAATCCACCGGACATAGTTAAGATAGGTATATCTCATGTGCCTGAAGGTAGAAGGATTTTTTCTAAAATGAGTGTTATGGAGAACCTTGAAATGGGAGGTTTTACAAGAAAGGATAAATCTGAAGTCAACAAGGATTATGATAAAGTATTTTCATTGTTTCCAAGACTCTATGAAAGAAAAGAACAAATGGCAGGGACTTTGTCTGGAGGGGAACAGCAGATGCTTGCCATTGGTCGTGCGCTTATGTCAAGACCTAGACTTTTACTATTAGATGAGCCTTCAATGGGACTTGCGCCAATAGTAGTAAAAGAAATTTTCTCAATTATTAAAGACATTAATAAGGCTGGGACTACAGTATTGCTAGTAGAACAAAATGCACATATGGCACTAAATGCTGCAGACAGGGCATATATCATAAGAAATGGAGAAATGGAGGTAGAAGGTAATGCAAAGGAGCTTTTAAAGGACGAAAAAGTTAAGAAGGCATACCTAGAAGGATAA
- a CDS encoding ABC transporter ATP-binding protein: MPVLKVNNLSKSFGGIKAVSNVSLNIEKGEIIGLIGPNGAGKTTFFNLLTGMYTPTSGDILYDLKRKATTKELKPHKIIHYGVARTFQNIRLFKNMSVVDNVLIGFHQSLKYGVASALFRLPSYFKNEKNTFEEALQLLEKFNLLDKKDELSKNLSYGDQRRLEIARALAGNPQLLLLDEPAAGMNPRETAELKELIKWIRESFDLTIIVIEHDMSLVMELCERIFVFDYGILIASGTPEEIQSNKRVIKAYLGEEEE; this comes from the coding sequence ATGCCGGTGCTTAAGGTAAACAACTTATCAAAATCTTTTGGGGGAATAAAAGCAGTATCTAATGTAAGCTTAAACATAGAAAAAGGAGAAATCATTGGACTAATTGGACCTAACGGTGCAGGTAAGACCACCTTTTTCAATTTATTAACAGGAATGTATACTCCTACTTCTGGAGATATTCTATATGATTTAAAAAGGAAGGCTACAACAAAAGAGCTAAAACCTCATAAAATAATACACTATGGTGTGGCTAGAACATTTCAAAATATAAGGCTTTTTAAAAATATGTCAGTAGTAGATAATGTGCTTATAGGTTTTCATCAAAGTTTAAAATACGGTGTGGCATCAGCTTTATTTAGACTACCATCATACTTTAAAAACGAAAAAAATACTTTTGAAGAGGCACTACAGCTTCTTGAAAAGTTTAACTTATTAGATAAAAAAGACGAGCTTTCAAAAAATCTTTCTTATGGAGACCAGAGAAGGCTTGAAATAGCAAGAGCATTGGCAGGAAATCCTCAGCTTCTACTTCTAGATGAGCCTGCTGCAGGTATGAATCCTAGGGAAACAGCAGAGCTTAAGGAGCTTATCAAATGGATTAGAGAAAGCTTTGATCTTACAATTATAGTTATAGAGCACGATATGTCCTTAGTTATGGAACTGTGTGAAAGGATATTTGTTTTTGATTATGGAATTCTAATTGCTAGTGGCACTCCAGAGGAAATACAAAGTAATAAAAGAGTAATAAAGGCTTATTTAGGTGAGGAGGAAGAATAA
- a CDS encoding branched-chain amino acid ABC transporter permease, with amino-acid sequence MKKISKGSILSCIAIIISYFIIQMLINMGFIDSYLQLNIILVGINIILAVSLNLITGFTGQFSLGHAAFMAIGAYTSAIFTAKFGQPFIISIVISGIIAAIAGVLIGIPTLRLKGDYLAIATLGFGEIIRILALNTDYIGGARGFNDIPQYTNWTWIFIMTVATIVLTRHFINSYHGRACISIREDEIAAEAMGVNTTYYKVLAFAIGAFFAGTAGALYANYFYFIKPDSFGFMKSIDILVIVVFGGMGSIAGSVVGAIALSIISVFLQNIPELRMVIYSLILFAIMVFRPTGLMGNQEFKLFRKGAKPNAGA; translated from the coding sequence ATGAAAAAAATTAGTAAAGGTAGTATTTTAAGCTGCATTGCAATAATAATTTCTTATTTTATAATTCAAATGTTAATAAATATGGGATTCATTGACTCCTATCTTCAACTAAACATAATATTAGTAGGAATAAATATCATATTAGCAGTTAGCTTAAATCTCATAACAGGCTTTACTGGTCAATTCTCCTTAGGACATGCAGCTTTTATGGCAATAGGCGCATATACTTCTGCGATTTTTACAGCTAAATTTGGTCAACCTTTTATAATATCAATAGTAATCTCTGGTATAATAGCAGCTATTGCAGGAGTTCTTATTGGAATCCCAACACTTAGACTAAAAGGTGATTATCTTGCCATTGCTACACTTGGATTTGGTGAAATCATTAGGATTTTAGCTTTAAACACTGACTATATAGGTGGTGCAAGAGGGTTTAATGATATTCCACAATATACAAATTGGACTTGGATTTTTATAATGACAGTGGCTACCATAGTACTCACTAGACATTTCATTAATTCGTATCATGGTAGAGCCTGTATATCTATAAGAGAAGATGAGATAGCAGCTGAAGCCATGGGAGTAAATACCACTTATTACAAAGTACTTGCTTTTGCTATTGGAGCATTCTTTGCAGGTACTGCAGGTGCACTGTATGCTAATTATTTCTACTTTATAAAGCCTGATTCATTTGGGTTTATGAAATCTATTGATATATTAGTTATTGTTGTGTTTGGAGGAATGGGAAGTATTGCTGGTTCAGTAGTTGGTGCAATTGCACTATCCATTATTTCAGTGTTTCTTCAAAATATACCAGAGCTAAGAATGGTTATTTACTCACTTATTCTTTTTGCAATTATGGTATTTAGACCAACAGGACTCATGGGAAATCAAGAGTTCAAGCTATTTAGAAAGGGGGCTAAGCCAAATGCCGGTGCTTAA